In Cellulomonas sp. JZ18, the DNA window CTCGCGGTCCGGGGAGTCGGCCACCAGCACGGGCCGGCCCGCGCGCAGCGCGTCCAGGGCCTCCTCGACGGTGCCGAGGCGCACCGGGGCGCTCATCGGGACGCCGCCGCGCCGGGCAGGGCGCCGGCCGCGGCCAGCAGCCGCTCGGTGTACTTCGCGAGCACGTCCACCTCCAGGTTCACGCGCGCCCCCGGCTCCAGCGTGCCCAGCGTGGTCGCGGCGAGCGTCGTCGGGATGAGCGAGACCCCGAACGCGTCCTCGGCCACGTGCGTCACCGTGAGCGAGACGCCGGAGACGGTGATCGAGCCCTTCTCGGCGACGTACCGCGCGAGGGACGGGTCGAGCGCGATCTCGACGTCGTCCCAGCGCGGGCCCGGTCGCCGCGAGCGGACGGTGCCCACGCCGTCCACGTGCCCCTGGACCACGTGCCCGCCGTACCGGCCGCCGACCGCCATCGCGCGCTCCAGGTTCACGGCGTCGCCGGCCGCGAGGGCCCCCAGCGCGGTGCGGCGCAGCGACTCGGGCATGACGTCGACGGCGAACGTCCCGTCGCCCGGCAGGTCGGTCACGGTCAGGCACACGCCGGACACGGCGATCGAGTCCCCCGGGCGCGCGTCGGACACGACGAGCGGCCCGCGCACGCGCAGGCGGGCGTCCCCCTCGCCCTCGGGGGTGGGCGTGCCCGGCTCGAGCGCGACGACGGTCCCGATCTCCTCGACGATCCCGGTGAACATCAGTGCTCCTCAGTGGTGGTGGGGTCGAGCACGGGGGTGGCGACGACGAGCACGTCGGGGCCGAGCGGGACGACCTCGACGGTGCGCAGCCGCACGGCCTCGGCGATCGTCCGCACACCCAGGTCGGCGACGGCCGCCGGGCCGGCACCCAGGACGACGGGGGCGACGTAGGCGTGCACCTCGTCGACGAGACCGGCGCCGAGGAACGCGGCCGCCAGGGTCGGGCCGCCCTCGACCAGGACGTGCCGCACCTCCCGCTCGTGCAGGACGCGCAGCACCTCGGCGGGGTCGTGCGTGCGCACGTGCACGAGCGCGCCGCCCGGTCCGTGCAGGCGGGCGCCCGGCGGCACGTCGCGGTGGCCGACGACGACGCGCAGCGGCTGGCGCTCGACCAGCCCGCCGTCCACCGTGCGGGCCGTCAGGGACGGGTCGTCCGCGAGCACCGTGCCGGTGCCCACGGCGATGGCGTCGACCTCGGCGCGCAGGCCGTGCGCGTGGTGCCGCGCGGGTGCGGAGGTGATCCAGCGGCTCGTGCCGTCGGCCGCTGCCACGCGTCCGTCGAGCGTCGACGCGAGTTTGAGGGTGACGAACGGCCGTCCGCGCCGGACGGCGGGCAGCCAGGCGCCCAGCGCCTGCTCCCCCGCGGCGGCCAGCACACCGGTGACGACCTCCACCCCCGCGTCGCGCAGGCGGCCGGCGCCGCCGGCGGCCACCGGGTTGGGGTCCTCGACGGACACGACGACGCGCGCGACGCCGGCGTCGAGGAGGGCCCGCGTGCACGGGCCGGTCCGGCCGGTGTGGTCGCACGGCTCCAACGTCACCACGGCCGTCGCGCCACGCGTGCCGGCACCCCGGGCGGCGGCGTCGGCCAGCGCGGCCACCTCGGCGTGCGCGGTGCCGGCACCGCGGTGCCACCCCTCGCCCAGGACCTCGCCGTCCGGCGCGAGCAGGACGCACCCCACGCGGGGGTTCGGGCCGTGCGGGCCGCGCGCCGCGAGCTCGAGGGCGCGGCGCATGGCGTCGACCTCGACGGGTGCCGCAGCCGGGGCCGTCACCACGGCGGGGCCGCTCGTCCCGCTCATCCGTCCCACCTCCGTGCGCGCGGGCGCTCCGGGGTGGACGGGTCGCCGCGGCGCACCGCGGACCGTCACGGCGCGCACCGGGCGCGCCGCCACGTGTCTCCTCCCATCCGGACTGTCACCGTCGGTCCTGGAGTTCCACCAGGTCAACCGCCGGGCCCGAGGGCCCTGCGGGTCGCGGACTGTCACCGCCGGCTCGGAATTGCACCGACCCCGGAGCACGTGTGTTGCTGTTCGTACCGGCCAACGATCATGCCACAGCGGGCATTCCCGCTCGCGCCCGTCCGCGCTCCGGTCGCCGGCGCGCGGACGGCGTCAGACCAGCGTCGGCGGGGCCTCGGCGAGCCGGCGCAGCGCGGCGATCTCCCCCGCGACGTCGTCGGCCCCGTACAC includes these proteins:
- the ribD gene encoding bifunctional diaminohydroxyphosphoribosylaminopyrimidine deaminase/5-amino-6-(5-phosphoribosylamino)uracil reductase RibD → MSGTSGPAVVTAPAAAPVEVDAMRRALELAARGPHGPNPRVGCVLLAPDGEVLGEGWHRGAGTAHAEVAALADAAARGAGTRGATAVVTLEPCDHTGRTGPCTRALLDAGVARVVVSVEDPNPVAAGGAGRLRDAGVEVVTGVLAAAGEQALGAWLPAVRRGRPFVTLKLASTLDGRVAAADGTSRWITSAPARHHAHGLRAEVDAIAVGTGTVLADDPSLTARTVDGGLVERQPLRVVVGHRDVPPGARLHGPGGALVHVRTHDPAEVLRVLHEREVRHVLVEGGPTLAAAFLGAGLVDEVHAYVAPVVLGAGPAAVADLGVRTIAEAVRLRTVEVVPLGPDVLVVATPVLDPTTTEEH
- a CDS encoding riboflavin synthase, producing MFTGIVEEIGTVVALEPGTPTPEGEGDARLRVRGPLVVSDARPGDSIAVSGVCLTVTDLPGDGTFAVDVMPESLRRTALGALAAGDAVNLERAMAVGGRYGGHVVQGHVDGVGTVRSRRPGPRWDDVEIALDPSLARYVAEKGSITVSGVSLTVTHVAEDAFGVSLIPTTLAATTLGTLEPGARVNLEVDVLAKYTERLLAAAGALPGAAASR